The following are encoded in a window of Streptomyces sp. Go-475 genomic DNA:
- a CDS encoding MarR family transcriptional regulator: MASTTPTPQHAASRPDPLTLEVVELIGEVVARFHQDYEEAAAEHALTGAQARLLSLLCLEPLPMRRLAQRLKCEPSNVTGIVDRLEARGLVERRPDPSDRRVKVAAATADGRRMARSLRESLRFAREPLAGLSEGERVALRDALRGMLG, translated from the coding sequence ATGGCCTCCACCACACCCACCCCGCAGCACGCCGCCAGCCGCCCGGATCCGCTGACCCTCGAGGTCGTCGAGCTCATCGGGGAGGTCGTGGCGCGGTTCCACCAGGACTACGAGGAGGCGGCGGCGGAGCACGCTCTCACGGGGGCGCAGGCGCGACTGCTGAGCCTGCTGTGCCTGGAGCCACTGCCGATGCGGAGACTGGCGCAGCGGCTGAAGTGCGAGCCGTCGAACGTCACGGGGATCGTGGACCGGCTGGAGGCGCGTGGCCTGGTGGAGCGGCGGCCGGACCCCTCGGACCGGAGGGTGAAGGTGGCGGCGGCCACGGCGGACGGGCGGCGGATGGCCCGGAGCCTGCGCGAGTCGCTGCGGTTCGCGCGGGAGCCGCTGGCCGGGCTGTCGGAGGGGGAGCGGGTGGCGCTGCGGGACGCGTTGCGGGGGATGCTGGGGTGA
- a CDS encoding alcohol dehydrogenase catalytic domain-containing protein codes for MSTAVVIDAPGEHRLVPHEPRRPEAGEALVRVHASGICGSDREVYQGNRPEGYVRYPLTPGHEWSGTVEAVGAGVPESLVGRKVVGEGFRNCQVCDRCHAGETTLCTAGYEETGFTQPGAMAATLTLPARLLHALPDDCDLTAAALLEPAACIAAAALKGNAQPGERVAVVGTGTLGMFAVQFLKANSPAELLVVGTRRDREALSRQYGATDFRTKDQDLPDDFDVVIETAGSADAARISAALLRRGGRLVLTGIPAPGADGLDPTDLVVRQLEVHTVFGAPPDAWAHTVRVFAAGLLDPLPLVTHELPLAEFSQAIDLVGAGDPKVGKVLLHP; via the coding sequence GTGAGCACCGCGGTAGTCATCGACGCCCCGGGCGAGCACCGTCTCGTCCCGCACGAGCCACGGCGGCCCGAGGCCGGCGAGGCCCTGGTGCGCGTCCACGCCTCCGGGATCTGCGGCAGCGACCGCGAGGTCTACCAGGGCAACCGCCCCGAGGGTTACGTGCGCTACCCGCTCACCCCGGGCCACGAGTGGTCCGGGACGGTGGAGGCGGTGGGCGCCGGTGTCCCCGAGTCCCTCGTCGGCCGCAAGGTCGTCGGTGAGGGCTTCCGCAACTGCCAGGTCTGCGACCGCTGCCACGCGGGCGAGACGACCCTGTGCACGGCCGGGTACGAGGAGACCGGGTTCACCCAGCCGGGCGCGATGGCGGCCACGCTGACCCTCCCGGCGCGTCTGCTGCACGCCCTCCCGGACGACTGCGACCTCACCGCCGCGGCCCTGCTGGAGCCCGCCGCCTGCATCGCGGCGGCGGCGCTGAAGGGGAACGCCCAGCCGGGCGAGCGGGTCGCCGTGGTCGGCACGGGGACGCTCGGCATGTTCGCCGTGCAGTTCCTGAAGGCGAACTCGCCGGCCGAGCTGCTGGTCGTCGGCACCCGCCGGGACCGTGAGGCGCTGTCGCGGCAGTACGGCGCGACGGACTTCCGGACGAAGGACCAGGACCTCCCGGACGATTTCGACGTGGTGATCGAGACGGCCGGGTCCGCGGATGCCGCGCGGATCTCCGCCGCCCTGCTCCGGCGCGGCGGCCGGCTGGTCCTGACCGGGATCCCGGCCCCGGGTGCCGACGGTCTCGACCCGACCGACCTCGTCGTACGGCAGCTGGAGGTGCACACCGTCTTCGGTGCTCCGCCGGACGCCTGGGCGCACACGGTGCGGGTGTTCGCCGCCGGTCTGCTCGACCCGCTGCCGCTGGTGACGCACGAGCTGCCGCTCGCCGAGTTCTCGCAGGCCATCGACCTGGTGGGAGCAGGCGATCCGAAGGTGGGCAAGGTGCTGCTCCACCCCTAG
- a CDS encoding mandelate racemase/muconate lactonizing enzyme family protein — protein sequence MRITGISTHVVGTPWRNLTYVQVHTDEGITGVGETRMLGHTDALLGYLKEAEVNHILGSDPFAVEDLVKRMKYGDYGRAGEIVMSGIAVIEMACWDIKGKALGVPVWQLLGGKVTDKVKAYANGWYTTERTPEAYHKAAQGVMERGYRALKIDPFGTGHFELDHEQTLYAVSLIEAVRDAIGPEAELMLEMHGRFSPATAVRLAKELAPFKPAWLEEPVPPENLKALEKVAAKVDMPVATGERIHDRIEFRELFESQAVDIIQPDVGHIGGIWETRKLAATAETHYMLVAPHNVGGSVLTAASLQVGFTSPNFKILEHFNDFADAEIKKVVKGAPQVNPEDGCFHLSDAPGLGVELDVDAAAEFPQQQARFDLWAEGWEQRKPKGTQ from the coding sequence GTGCGCATCACCGGAATCAGCACACACGTGGTCGGGACGCCGTGGCGCAACCTGACGTACGTCCAGGTGCACACCGACGAGGGGATCACCGGAGTCGGCGAGACCCGGATGCTGGGACACACCGACGCCCTGCTCGGTTACCTGAAAGAGGCCGAGGTCAACCACATTCTCGGATCCGACCCGTTCGCTGTCGAGGACCTCGTCAAGCGGATGAAGTACGGCGACTACGGCCGTGCGGGCGAGATCGTGATGTCGGGCATCGCCGTGATCGAGATGGCCTGCTGGGACATCAAGGGCAAGGCCCTCGGCGTCCCCGTCTGGCAGCTGCTGGGCGGCAAGGTCACCGACAAGGTCAAGGCGTACGCCAACGGCTGGTACACCACCGAGCGCACCCCGGAGGCGTACCACAAGGCCGCCCAGGGGGTCATGGAGCGCGGCTACCGGGCGCTGAAGATCGACCCCTTCGGCACCGGCCACTTCGAGCTGGACCACGAGCAGACCCTGTACGCCGTCTCCCTGATCGAGGCGGTCCGGGACGCCATCGGCCCCGAGGCCGAGCTGATGCTGGAGATGCACGGCCGCTTCTCCCCCGCCACGGCCGTGCGCCTGGCCAAGGAGCTGGCGCCGTTCAAGCCGGCGTGGCTGGAGGAGCCGGTCCCGCCGGAGAACCTCAAGGCGCTGGAGAAGGTCGCGGCGAAGGTCGACATGCCGGTCGCCACGGGTGAGCGCATCCACGACCGGATCGAGTTCCGCGAGCTGTTCGAGAGCCAGGCCGTGGACATCATCCAGCCGGACGTCGGCCATATCGGTGGTATCTGGGAGACCCGGAAGCTCGCCGCGACCGCCGAGACCCACTACATGCTGGTGGCCCCGCACAACGTGGGCGGCTCGGTGCTGACCGCCGCGAGCCTCCAGGTCGGCTTCACCTCGCCGAACTTCAAGATCCTTGAGCACTTCAACGACTTCGCGGACGCGGAGATCAAGAAGGTCGTCAAGGGCGCCCCGCAGGTGAACCCGGAGGACGGCTGCTTCCACCTCTCCGACGCCCCGGGCCTCGGCGTGGAGCTGGACGTCGACGCCGCCGCGGAGTTCCCGCAGCAGCAGGCCCGCTTCGACCTGTGGGCGGAAGGCTGGGAGCAGCGCAAGCCCAAGGGCACCCAGTGA
- a CDS encoding NADP-dependent oxidoreductase, producing the protein MTDTPTLPAVSREWHLLSRPVGWPKPEDFALVEAEVPQPGEGQVLVRNKYLSVDPYMRGRMSAAKSYVAPFELGKVMQGGAVGEVVASNAEGLSVGDHVLHFFGWREYAVVAAKNAVKVDPEAAPLSAYLGVLGMTGLTAYAGLLRTAAFKEGDAVFVSGAAGAVGGQVGQIARLKGASRVIGSAGSEEKVKLLVEEYGFDAAFNYKDGPVSEQLRAAAPDGIDVYFDNVGGDHLEAAIGSLNQGGRIAVCGMISVYNNTEPAPGPKNLARLIQTRGRIEGFLVGDHYDLQPEFVREVAPWVASGELKYRETVVEGIENNLEAFLGVLRGDNTGKMIVKL; encoded by the coding sequence ATGACCGACACCCCCACCCTTCCCGCCGTCAGCCGCGAATGGCACCTGCTCAGCCGCCCGGTCGGCTGGCCGAAGCCCGAGGACTTCGCCCTGGTCGAGGCGGAGGTGCCGCAGCCCGGTGAGGGGCAGGTCCTCGTCCGGAACAAGTACCTCTCCGTGGACCCGTACATGCGCGGCCGGATGAGTGCCGCCAAGTCCTACGTCGCCCCGTTCGAGCTGGGCAAGGTCATGCAGGGCGGTGCCGTCGGCGAGGTCGTGGCCTCCAACGCGGAGGGGCTGTCCGTCGGGGACCACGTGCTGCACTTCTTCGGGTGGCGGGAGTACGCCGTCGTGGCCGCGAAGAACGCCGTGAAGGTGGACCCGGAGGCCGCGCCGCTGTCGGCGTACCTCGGTGTGCTGGGCATGACCGGCCTCACCGCCTACGCGGGGCTGCTGCGCACCGCCGCCTTCAAGGAGGGCGACGCCGTCTTCGTCTCCGGCGCCGCCGGGGCCGTGGGCGGTCAGGTCGGGCAGATCGCCAGGCTGAAGGGCGCCTCGCGGGTCATCGGGTCCGCCGGGTCGGAGGAGAAGGTGAAGCTCCTCGTGGAGGAGTACGGCTTCGACGCCGCCTTCAACTACAAGGACGGGCCCGTGAGCGAGCAGCTGCGCGCCGCCGCTCCCGACGGGATCGACGTCTACTTCGACAACGTCGGCGGTGACCACCTGGAGGCCGCCATCGGCTCCCTCAACCAGGGCGGCCGGATCGCCGTCTGCGGGATGATCTCCGTCTACAACAACACCGAGCCCGCCCCCGGCCCGAAGAACCTCGCCCGCCTGATCCAGACCCGCGGCCGGATCGAGGGCTTCCTGGTCGGGGACCACTACGACCTCCAGCCGGAGTTCGTGCGGGAGGTCGCCCCCTGGGTCGCCTCCGGTGAGCTGAAGTACCGCGAGACCGTCGTCGAGGGCATCGAGAACAACCTGGAGGCCTTCCTGGGCGTGCTGCGCGGCGACAACACCGGGAAGATGATCGTCAAGCTCTGA
- a CDS encoding organic hydroperoxide resistance protein, producing the protein MPIQQSDVLYTAVATAEGGRDGRVATDDGRLDVVVNPPEAMGGSGVGTNPEQLFAAGYSACFQGALGVVARQEGADLTGATVTAKVGLGKNGDGFGIIVEISADIPKVDRGTARSLIEKAHEVCPYSKATRGNITVTLV; encoded by the coding sequence ATGCCGATCCAGCAGTCCGACGTCCTGTACACCGCCGTCGCCACCGCCGAGGGCGGGCGCGACGGGCGGGTGGCCACCGATGACGGCCGGCTCGACGTCGTCGTCAACCCGCCCGAGGCGATGGGCGGGAGCGGCGTCGGCACCAACCCCGAGCAGCTGTTCGCCGCCGGGTACAGCGCCTGCTTCCAGGGCGCCCTCGGCGTCGTCGCCCGCCAGGAGGGCGCCGACCTCACCGGGGCGACCGTGACCGCGAAGGTGGGCCTCGGGAAGAACGGGGACGGGTTCGGGATCATCGTCGAGATCTCGGCCGACATCCCGAAGGTGGACCGGGGCACCGCGCGGTCGCTGATCGAGAAGGCGCACGAGGTGTGCCCGTACTCGAAGGCGACGCGCGGGAACATCACCGTGACGCTCGTCTGA
- a CDS encoding serine hydrolase domain-containing protein encodes MTQEIHGTVADGFEDVREEFAAFVAGERPDYEGQLCAYVQGRKVVDLWAGTDADALYGVFSSTKGAAALVVALLVQDGTLELDRKVTYYWPEFAAEGKGALTLRELLAHRAGVVGTDSGFTLAELADDRQLAERLADQRPFWRPGTAFGYHALVAGALSGEVVRRATGRTLQEVYQERIRAPYGLDFFLGLPAPLEPRFRTTQPMAPTPGQQALLDADPTGPHTLASIAFNRHAPEPTDLAALPNMPLVRAKGPASVGGVASARGLAGMYAAAISEVGEQAPLLKPDTVAEFGQFHSAGYDLVARAHKSFGLGFQTTADAWHPFLGAGTIGHSGASGSQGFADPWSGLAYGYTRRRFAFPGGAAPENDRLALAVHRAALAR; translated from the coding sequence ATGACGCAGGAGATCCACGGCACCGTGGCGGACGGCTTCGAGGACGTACGCGAGGAGTTCGCCGCGTTCGTGGCCGGGGAACGCCCCGACTACGAGGGCCAGCTGTGCGCCTACGTGCAGGGCCGCAAGGTCGTCGACCTGTGGGCGGGGACCGACGCGGACGCCCTCTACGGTGTGTTCTCGTCGACCAAGGGCGCCGCCGCCCTGGTCGTCGCCCTCCTCGTCCAGGACGGCACGCTGGAACTGGACCGCAAGGTGACGTACTACTGGCCCGAGTTCGCGGCCGAGGGCAAGGGCGCCCTGACCCTGCGCGAGCTGCTCGCGCACCGGGCCGGGGTGGTCGGCACGGACAGCGGCTTCACCCTCGCGGAGCTGGCCGACGACCGCCAGCTCGCCGAACGCCTCGCCGACCAGCGGCCGTTCTGGCGGCCCGGCACGGCGTTCGGCTACCACGCCCTGGTCGCCGGCGCCCTGTCCGGCGAGGTCGTACGCCGCGCCACGGGCCGCACGCTCCAGGAGGTGTACCAGGAGCGGATCAGGGCCCCGTACGGCCTGGACTTCTTCCTCGGCCTGCCCGCGCCCCTGGAGCCGCGCTTCCGCACGACCCAGCCGATGGCCCCGACCCCGGGCCAGCAGGCCCTCCTCGACGCCGACCCCACGGGCCCGCACACCCTCGCCTCGATCGCCTTCAACCGCCACGCGCCCGAGCCGACCGACCTGGCCGCGCTCCCCAACATGCCGCTGGTGCGCGCGAAGGGCCCGGCGTCGGTGGGCGGGGTGGCGTCGGCGCGGGGCCTGGCGGGGATGTACGCGGCGGCGATCAGCGAGGTGGGCGAGCAGGCGCCGCTGCTGAAGCCGGACACCGTGGCGGAGTTCGGCCAGTTCCACTCGGCCGGCTACGACCTGGTGGCCCGGGCCCACAAGTCGTTCGGCCTCGGCTTCCAGACCACGGCCGACGCGTGGCACCCGTTCCTCGGCGCCGGGACGATCGGGCACAGCGGCGCGAGCGGCTCGCAAGGCTTCGCGGACCCGTGGAGCGGTCTCGCGTACGGCTACACGCGGCGCCGGTTCGCCTTCCCCGGCGGGGCCGCCCCGGAGAACGACCGCCTGGCACTGGCGGTCCACCGGGCGGCGCTCGCCCGCTGA
- a CDS encoding M14 family zinc carboxypeptidase: MRTTRTVPARPALIVTLTLATAGSLLLAPGTAGADPKPVTREGAALDGRAAQAPASAARRALAAPEETSPAADTRGYPRRQALSPDPVNPGDKSLKLGLTPYHAIAPKLNALQRLGDRVSVEVTGRSAGGHRLYLVTVTAPETAREARAQERMRDLIENAPATAARSREIERDYKTPVFVNSNIHGNEWEGTDAALRIVEQLATAEDAKTRDLLAHSRLYFTITANPDGRIAGTRANANGFDLNRDFVTASQPETRAMRQIELDKQPAVLLDLHGYVNGTLIEPTTPPHGENYEYDLFLKNSYANALGMESAVNALGYTPAKDGVEPAQIPFRDQEEGWDDWPPVFTPQYAAFHGTVAAHTVEIPLAVNNDEYDELPVPELRRRAAVNTAVAGAAIRATLDHVREHRAGLVADQIEVFRRGAAGAPQVPVSPETVPGVPGIGPEDVYTTTFPRAYVIPPGTSRTQRSAPAAARLVDHLLANDVRVTRATRPFRLAGRTYPGGSYVVDLHQPKRGMANVLLADGRDISDRVSEMYDISGWSLGRLWGATVERVPSGSLRGAPLRPVTEAAPVAHVPAYGDLRLRLTDPREVAALNSLLRQGVPVRRSADGSAIVPASARRAALSAARAHDVAFTATRATGTAPLRRVRVAAAVTPGELFALREMGFDVTPVSTAVLNAGFDWSGTDVLFVSAGLDRAALSAPARRALDAFLDGHGLVGRGATGAALNTAAGRLAVEPVEGNGAANGVVRTVNSGGVTRDAPSHGFVYAPLWFTGLGPGVRVEQSYATGNPLVSGHWRPLRDGTGGPAEAAGQACVVSGGRTVLFGTEPLFRDHPKGEFPQVARALFTVAHSGSGEESG; this comes from the coding sequence GTGCGCACCACGAGAACCGTTCCTGCGAGACCTGCGCTGATCGTCACCCTCACCCTCGCCACGGCGGGGTCGCTCCTGCTCGCCCCCGGCACCGCCGGCGCGGACCCGAAGCCCGTCACCCGCGAGGGCGCCGCCCTGGACGGCCGGGCGGCCCAGGCTCCCGCCAGCGCCGCCCGGCGGGCCCTGGCCGCTCCCGAGGAGACCTCCCCCGCGGCGGACACCCGCGGCTACCCCCGTCGCCAGGCCCTCTCCCCCGACCCGGTGAACCCCGGCGACAAGTCCCTGAAGCTGGGCCTCACCCCGTACCACGCGATCGCCCCCAAGCTGAACGCGCTGCAACGCCTCGGGGACCGGGTCAGTGTGGAGGTGACGGGCCGCTCGGCCGGCGGCCACCGCCTCTACCTGGTCACCGTCACCGCCCCGGAGACCGCCCGCGAGGCCCGCGCCCAGGAGCGGATGCGCGACCTGATCGAGAACGCGCCCGCGACGGCCGCCAGGTCACGCGAGATCGAGCGGGACTACAAGACGCCGGTCTTCGTCAACAGCAACATCCACGGCAATGAGTGGGAGGGCACGGACGCCGCCCTGAGGATCGTCGAGCAGCTCGCGACGGCCGAGGACGCCAAGACCCGCGACCTCCTCGCGCACAGCCGCCTGTACTTCACCATCACGGCCAACCCGGACGGCCGTATCGCCGGTACCCGCGCCAACGCGAACGGCTTCGACCTGAACCGGGACTTCGTCACCGCCTCCCAGCCCGAGACGCGCGCCATGCGGCAGATCGAGCTGGACAAGCAGCCGGCCGTCCTGCTGGACCTGCACGGCTACGTCAACGGCACGCTCATCGAGCCGACCACTCCCCCGCACGGCGAGAACTACGAGTACGACCTCTTCCTGAAGAACTCCTACGCCAACGCCCTCGGCATGGAGTCCGCGGTCAACGCCCTCGGCTACACGCCCGCGAAGGACGGCGTGGAACCGGCCCAGATCCCGTTCCGCGACCAGGAGGAGGGCTGGGACGACTGGCCGCCCGTCTTCACCCCGCAGTACGCGGCCTTCCACGGCACGGTCGCCGCCCACACGGTGGAGATCCCGCTGGCGGTGAACAACGACGAGTACGACGAGCTGCCCGTCCCGGAGCTGCGCCGCCGCGCGGCGGTCAACACGGCCGTGGCGGGCGCGGCGATCCGCGCGACGCTGGACCACGTCCGCGAGCACCGCGCCGGGCTCGTCGCCGACCAGATCGAGGTCTTCCGCCGCGGCGCGGCCGGTGCCCCGCAGGTCCCGGTGTCGCCGGAGACGGTCCCCGGCGTCCCCGGCATCGGCCCGGAGGACGTCTACACGACCACCTTCCCGCGCGCCTACGTCATCCCGCCCGGCACCTCCCGCACCCAGCGCTCGGCGCCCGCCGCCGCCCGCCTCGTCGACCACCTCCTCGCCAACGACGTCCGCGTCACCCGCGCCACCCGCCCCTTCCGCCTCGCCGGACGGACGTACCCCGGGGGCTCCTACGTCGTCGACCTGCACCAGCCCAAGCGCGGCATGGCGAACGTGCTGCTGGCGGACGGCCGCGACATCAGCGACCGGGTCTCGGAGATGTACGACATCTCCGGCTGGAGCCTGGGCCGGCTGTGGGGTGCCACGGTCGAGCGGGTGCCGTCGGGCAGCCTGCGGGGCGCGCCCCTGCGCCCGGTCACCGAGGCGGCCCCCGTCGCCCACGTGCCCGCGTACGGCGACCTCCGCCTGCGGCTGACCGACCCGCGGGAGGTCGCCGCGCTCAACTCCCTTCTCCGGCAGGGCGTTCCGGTGCGCCGGTCGGCGGACGGCAGCGCGATCGTCCCGGCGTCGGCCCGCCGCGCCGCGCTCTCCGCCGCCCGCGCCCACGACGTCGCCTTCACGGCCACGCGGGCGACCGGCACGGCCCCCCTGCGCCGCGTCCGGGTCGCCGCCGCCGTCACACCGGGTGAGCTGTTCGCGCTGCGGGAGATGGGCTTCGACGTCACGCCGGTCTCGACGGCGGTGCTGAACGCGGGCTTCGACTGGTCCGGCACGGACGTGCTGTTCGTCTCCGCCGGGCTGGACCGCGCCGCCCTGTCGGCCCCCGCCCGCAGGGCCCTGGACGCCTTCCTCGACGGCCACGGCCTGGTGGGCCGGGGCGCGACGGGAGCGGCCCTGAACACGGCGGCGGGGCGGCTGGCCGTCGAGCCGGTCGAGGGCAACGGAGCCGCCAACGGCGTCGTCCGCACGGTGAACTCGGGCGGCGTCACGCGGGACGCGCCGTCCCACGGCTTCGTCTACGCGCCGCTCTGGTTCACCGGCCTCGGCCCCGGCGTGCGCGTGGAGCAGTCGTACGCGACCGGGAACCCGCTGGTCTCCGGACACTGGCGCCCGCTCCGGGACGGCACCGGCGGCCCCGCCGAGGCCGCGGGGCAGGCCTGCGTGGTCAGCGGCGGGCGCACGGTCCTGTTCGGCACAGAACCCCTCTTCCGGGACCATCCGAAGGGGGAATTCCCGCAGGTGGCACGGGCATTGTTCACAGTGGCACACAGCGGTTCAGGTGAGGAGAGCGGATGA
- a CDS encoding class I SAM-dependent methyltransferase, which translates to MRADLVELLGELEEFGEANDAATDDRSRKMLNITHDTGMFLTMLIKTGNCKNVLEVGTSNGYSTLWLAEAVGDGGSVTTVEQAPGKVAMAERNFQRAGLQPRIRQITDDAGRFIESRGAGEYDFVFLDSDRGQYADWWPSLQRILANGCLMVVDNAVSHAHQLETFKQSVEASDGYLSCVFPIGKGEMVVLKDIP; encoded by the coding sequence ATGAGAGCGGATCTGGTCGAACTGCTGGGAGAGCTGGAGGAGTTCGGCGAGGCGAACGACGCGGCGACGGACGACCGAAGCCGAAAGATGCTGAACATCACGCACGACACCGGCATGTTCCTGACGATGCTCATCAAGACGGGCAACTGCAAGAACGTCCTGGAGGTCGGGACGTCCAACGGCTACTCGACCTTGTGGCTGGCCGAGGCCGTGGGCGACGGCGGTTCGGTGACGACCGTCGAGCAGGCGCCCGGCAAGGTCGCGATGGCCGAGCGGAACTTCCAGCGCGCCGGGCTCCAGCCCCGCATCCGGCAGATCACGGACGACGCCGGCCGGTTCATCGAGTCGCGCGGAGCCGGCGAGTACGACTTCGTGTTCCTGGACAGCGATCGCGGGCAGTACGCGGACTGGTGGCCCTCCCTCCAGCGCATTCTCGCGAACGGCTGCCTGATGGTGGTCGACAACGCTGTCTCTCACGCTCACCAGTTGGAGACCTTCAAGCAGTCGGTCGAGGCCTCGGACGGCTACCTCAGCTGCGTCTTCCCGATCGGCAAGGGCGAAATGGTGGTCCTGAAAGACATTCCGTGA